Proteins encoded in a region of the Streptomyces sp. NBC_01298 genome:
- a CDS encoding diaminopimelate decarboxylase has product MAADAPAHATADSTEDTTREAARRRDLAVRAAVEQGLIDEDAPVLCLLDTAGIRASAAALTSAFARALAPGTPVLHAFAVKAAPLVPVLRLLADAGLGCEVASPGELALARAAGVAPERIVLDSPAKTAAELREALALGIAVNADNRQELERLDTLVARAATTSPIGVRINPQTGAGSIDALSTATATSKFGIALRDPGAREWLVRAYLDRPWLTRLHTHSGSQGVPLPLIAEGVRELYALAEEINAAAGRRQVDTLDIGGGLPVNFTSDTVTPTHSEYVSVLRSAVPGLFSGAYGLVTEFGRSLTAKHGLVLTRVEYTKTTGGRPIALTHAGVQLATRTVYAPAAWPLRILPYSAKGAPLTGPPVAQDIAGPACFAGDLLAAARELPPLAPGDLVCVPDTGAYAFTAHYGYNSLPRPPIHGFALTPTGVRFTLARAPQPLSAITAEAGAATPNALL; this is encoded by the coding sequence ATGGCAGCCGACGCACCAGCGCACGCCACCGCGGACTCCACCGAGGACACCACCCGGGAGGCGGCCCGCCGACGGGACCTGGCCGTACGGGCCGCCGTCGAACAGGGCCTGATCGACGAGGACGCCCCCGTCCTCTGCCTGCTCGACACGGCCGGCATCCGCGCCTCCGCCGCCGCCCTGACCAGCGCCTTCGCCCGGGCCCTCGCCCCCGGCACCCCCGTCCTGCACGCCTTCGCCGTCAAGGCCGCCCCGCTCGTCCCCGTCCTGCGGCTGCTCGCCGACGCCGGACTGGGCTGCGAGGTGGCCAGCCCCGGCGAGCTGGCCCTGGCCCGCGCGGCCGGGGTCGCGCCGGAGCGCATCGTCCTCGACTCCCCCGCGAAAACGGCCGCCGAGCTGCGGGAGGCCCTCGCCCTGGGCATCGCGGTGAACGCCGACAACCGCCAGGAGCTGGAACGCCTCGACACCCTCGTCGCCCGGGCGGCCACCACGTCCCCGATCGGCGTACGGATCAACCCGCAGACCGGCGCGGGCAGCATCGACGCCCTCTCCACCGCCACGGCCACCTCGAAGTTCGGCATCGCGCTGCGCGATCCGGGCGCGCGCGAGTGGCTCGTACGGGCGTACCTGGACCGGCCGTGGCTCACCCGGCTGCACACCCACTCGGGCTCCCAGGGGGTTCCGCTCCCGCTGATCGCCGAAGGGGTGCGGGAGCTGTACGCCCTGGCCGAGGAGATCAACGCGGCGGCCGGCCGGCGGCAGGTCGACACCCTGGACATCGGCGGCGGGCTGCCGGTGAACTTCACCTCGGACACCGTCACCCCCACCCACTCGGAGTACGTGAGCGTGCTGCGCTCGGCCGTCCCCGGACTCTTCTCCGGGGCGTACGGGCTGGTCACGGAATTCGGCCGGTCCCTCACGGCCAAACACGGGCTGGTGCTGACCCGAGTCGAGTACACGAAGACCACCGGCGGGCGGCCGATCGCGCTCACGCACGCGGGGGTCCAGCTGGCGACCCGCACGGTGTACGCCCCGGCGGCCTGGCCGCTGCGCATCCTCCCCTACTCCGCGAAGGGGGCTCCGCTGACGGGGCCGCCCGTCGCCCAGGACATCGCCGGACCGGCCTGCTTCGCGGGTGACCTCCTTGCCGCCGCGCGGGAGCTGCCGCCGCTGGCCCCGGGGGACCTGGTCTGCGTGCCCGACACGGGGGCGTACGCCTTCACCGCGCACTACGGCTACAACAGCCTCCCCCGCCCCCCGATCCACGGCTTCGCGCTGACCCCCACGGGGGTCCGCTTCACCCTGGCCCGCGCCCCACAACCCCTGTCCGCCATCACCGCAGAAGCGGGCGCAGCCACCCCGAACGCCCTCCTCTGA
- the hutU gene encoding urocanate hydratase: protein MSGPRPVRAARGTELSTLGWQQEAALRMLQNNLDPEVAEHPDKLVVYGGTGKAARDWRSYDAMVRTLQTLKQDETMLVQSGRPVGVMQTHEWAPRVLLANSNLVGDWANWEEFRRLENLGLTMYGQMTAGSWIYIGTQGILQGTYETFAAVAAKLHSIGKGGVNGTLAGTITLTAGLGGMGGAQPLAVTMNDGVAICIDVDPRAIDRRIEHRYLDVKANDLRHALQLAVEARDARKPLSIGLLGNAADLLPQMLAEGAPIDIVTDQTSAHDPLAYLPVGVDFDDMADYAAKDPAGFTTRARESMATHVEAMVGFMDAGAEVFDYGNSIRGEAQLAGYDRAFAFPGFVPAYIRPLFCEGKGPFRWAALSGEASDIHKTDKAMLELFPENESLHRWIKMAGERVHFQGLPARICWLGYGERDKAGERFNEMVADGTLAAPLVIGRDHLDCGSVASPYRETEAMLDGSDAIADWPLLNAMVNVASGASWVSIHHGGGVGMGRSIHAGQVTVADGTKLAGEKIRRVLTNDPGMGVIRHVDAGYDIAETVADERDVRIPMREGDDA from the coding sequence ATGTCAGGACCCCGCCCCGTACGTGCCGCGCGAGGTACCGAGCTGAGCACCCTGGGATGGCAGCAGGAGGCCGCGCTGCGGATGCTCCAGAACAACCTCGACCCCGAGGTCGCCGAGCACCCCGACAAGCTCGTCGTCTACGGCGGCACCGGCAAGGCCGCCCGCGACTGGCGCTCGTACGACGCGATGGTCCGCACCCTCCAGACCCTCAAGCAGGACGAGACGATGCTCGTCCAGTCCGGCCGCCCGGTCGGCGTCATGCAGACGCACGAGTGGGCGCCGCGCGTGCTCCTCGCGAACTCCAACCTGGTCGGCGACTGGGCCAACTGGGAGGAGTTCCGCCGCCTGGAGAACCTGGGCCTGACCATGTACGGGCAGATGACGGCCGGTTCGTGGATCTACATCGGCACCCAGGGGATCCTCCAGGGGACCTACGAGACCTTCGCGGCCGTCGCCGCCAAGCTGCATTCAATTGGCAAGGGAGGGGTCAACGGCACCCTCGCCGGCACCATCACCCTCACCGCCGGTCTCGGCGGCATGGGCGGCGCCCAGCCGCTGGCCGTGACGATGAACGACGGCGTCGCCATCTGCATCGACGTGGACCCGCGCGCCATCGACCGCCGCATCGAGCACCGCTACCTGGACGTCAAGGCGAACGACCTGCGGCACGCGCTGCAGCTCGCCGTCGAGGCCCGCGACGCCCGCAAGCCGCTCTCCATCGGCCTGCTCGGCAACGCCGCCGACCTGCTCCCGCAGATGCTGGCCGAGGGCGCGCCGATCGACATCGTGACCGACCAGACCTCGGCCCACGACCCGCTCGCCTACCTCCCCGTCGGCGTCGACTTCGACGACATGGCCGACTACGCGGCCAAGGACCCGGCCGGCTTCACCACCCGCGCCCGCGAGTCCATGGCCACGCACGTCGAGGCCATGGTCGGCTTCATGGACGCGGGCGCCGAGGTCTTCGACTACGGCAACTCCATCCGCGGCGAGGCCCAGCTGGCCGGCTACGACCGCGCCTTCGCCTTCCCCGGCTTCGTCCCCGCCTACATCCGCCCGCTGTTCTGCGAGGGCAAGGGCCCCTTCCGCTGGGCGGCGCTGTCCGGCGAGGCCTCGGACATCCACAAGACCGACAAGGCGATGCTGGAGCTCTTCCCGGAGAACGAGTCCCTGCACCGCTGGATCAAGATGGCCGGCGAGCGCGTCCACTTCCAGGGACTGCCCGCCCGCATCTGCTGGCTCGGCTACGGCGAGCGCGACAAGGCCGGCGAGCGCTTCAACGAGATGGTCGCCGACGGCACCCTCGCCGCGCCGCTGGTGATCGGCCGCGACCACCTCGACTGCGGTTCGGTGGCCTCCCCGTACCGCGAGACCGAGGCCATGCTCGACGGCTCCGACGCGATCGCCGACTGGCCGCTGCTCAACGCCATGGTCAACGTGGCCTCCGGCGCGTCCTGGGTCTCCATCCACCACGGCGGCGGCGTCGGCATGGGCCGTTCCATCCACGCGGGCCAGGTCACGGTCGCCGACGGCACGAAGCTCGCGGGCGAGAAGATCCGCCGCGTCCTGACCAACGACCCGGGCATGGGCGTCATCCGCCACGTCGACGCCGGCTACGACATCGCCGAGACGGTCGCCGACGAGCGCGACGTCCGCATCCCGATGCGCGAGGGCGACGACGCGTGA
- a CDS encoding allantoate amidohydrolase, with protein sequence MWAELAPIGRHADSGGYRRHAWTGADADCRTWFQAQAEARGLAYETDRNGNQWAWLGDPLAGDAVVTGSHLDSVPDGGAFDGPLGVVSSFAALDELRRRGAEFSRPLAITNFGDEEGARFGLACVGSRLAAGQLTKEKAYELRDADGVSLPQAMEAAGYDPSAIGADPERLARIGAFVELHVEQGRALDLSGDRVGIASAIWPHGRWRFDFRGEANHAGTTRLADRRDPMLTYAQTVLAARAEAALAGAVATFGKIAVEPNGVNAIPSLVRGWLDSRAADQATLDTVVTAIEKAARERADAEGIDLDVVRESFTPVVEFEHALREEMNRILGGAVPVLGTGAGHDAGILSAAVPTAMLFVRNPTGVSHSPREFAAEDDCVAGVLALADVLEGLACR encoded by the coding sequence ATGTGGGCCGAGCTCGCACCCATCGGCCGCCACGCGGACTCCGGCGGCTACCGCCGCCACGCGTGGACCGGCGCCGACGCCGACTGCCGTACGTGGTTCCAGGCGCAGGCCGAGGCGCGCGGGCTCGCGTACGAGACCGACCGCAACGGCAACCAGTGGGCCTGGCTCGGCGACCCCCTCGCCGGTGACGCGGTCGTCACCGGCTCCCACCTGGACTCCGTCCCCGACGGCGGGGCCTTCGACGGCCCCCTCGGGGTGGTGTCCTCCTTCGCGGCCCTGGACGAACTCCGCAGGAGGGGCGCGGAGTTCTCCAGGCCCCTGGCCATCACCAACTTCGGCGACGAGGAAGGGGCCCGCTTCGGGCTGGCCTGCGTCGGCTCCCGGCTGGCCGCCGGGCAGCTGACCAAGGAGAAGGCGTACGAGCTCCGCGACGCGGACGGCGTCAGCCTCCCGCAGGCCATGGAGGCGGCCGGGTACGACCCCTCCGCCATCGGCGCCGACCCCGAACGGCTCGCCCGCATCGGCGCCTTCGTCGAACTGCACGTGGAACAGGGCCGCGCCCTGGACCTGTCCGGGGACCGGGTCGGCATCGCCTCCGCGATCTGGCCGCACGGCCGCTGGCGCTTCGACTTCCGCGGCGAGGCCAACCACGCCGGCACCACCCGGCTGGCCGACCGCCGCGACCCGATGCTCACCTACGCGCAGACCGTGCTCGCGGCCCGCGCCGAGGCGGCCCTCGCCGGGGCCGTGGCCACCTTCGGGAAGATCGCCGTCGAGCCCAACGGGGTCAACGCGATCCCCTCGCTCGTGCGCGGCTGGCTCGACTCCCGCGCCGCCGACCAGGCGACCCTCGACACGGTCGTGACCGCGATCGAGAAGGCCGCCCGCGAGCGGGCGGACGCGGAGGGCATCGACCTGGACGTGGTCCGGGAGTCCTTCACCCCGGTCGTCGAGTTCGAGCACGCCCTGCGCGAGGAGATGAACCGCATCCTCGGCGGAGCCGTCCCCGTGCTCGGCACGGGCGCGGGACACGACGCCGGAATCCTCTCGGCGGCCGTCCCGACCGCCATGCTGTTCGTACGCAACCCCACCGGGGTCTCGCACTCCCCGCGGGAGTTCGCCGCCGAGGACGACTGCGTGGCAGGCGTCCTCGCCCTCGCCGACGTACTGGAAGGCCTCGCATGCAGGTGA
- a CDS encoding formimidoylglutamate deiminase, with product MQVKGHVLKTYWLEHAWLGTHVEPGVALDVATDDGRISALRIGVETPPPGAEVLRGLTLPGLANAHSHAFHRALRSTVQVGSGTFWTWRDFMYKVAQNLTPDRYFALARAVYAEMALAGITAVGEFHYVHHAPGGVPYADPNAMGEALIAAAAEAGIRITLLDTAYLSSGFGQAPNPHQLRFSDGTADAWAERVSALKSREHALIGAAIHSVRAVPAGELATVAGWASERRAPLHVHLSEQTAENDACLAAHGRTPTQLLADHGVLGPRTTGVHNTHLTDADIALLGSTTTGTCMCPTTERDLADGIGPAVRLQRAGSPLSLGSDSHAVIDLLEEARAMELNERLSSRTRGHWTANALLAAATQDGHAALGWSQAGRLEAGALADFTTIALDSVRTAGALPRLGAETAVFAASAADVRHTVVGGRHIVRDGTHTLVPDVPTALATTIAALRG from the coding sequence ATGCAGGTGAAGGGGCACGTGCTGAAGACGTACTGGCTGGAGCACGCCTGGCTCGGCACCCATGTCGAGCCGGGCGTCGCCCTGGACGTAGCGACGGACGACGGGCGGATCTCCGCCCTGCGCATCGGGGTCGAGACCCCGCCCCCGGGCGCCGAGGTCCTGCGCGGACTGACCCTCCCGGGCCTGGCCAACGCGCACAGCCACGCCTTCCACCGGGCCCTGCGCTCGACCGTGCAGGTCGGCTCGGGCACCTTCTGGACCTGGCGCGACTTCATGTACAAGGTCGCCCAGAACCTCACCCCCGACCGCTACTTCGCGCTCGCCCGCGCCGTCTACGCCGAGATGGCGCTGGCCGGCATCACCGCGGTGGGCGAGTTCCACTACGTCCACCACGCTCCCGGCGGGGTCCCGTACGCCGACCCCAACGCCATGGGCGAGGCCCTGATCGCGGCCGCCGCCGAGGCCGGCATCCGCATCACCCTGCTGGACACGGCGTATCTGTCCTCCGGCTTCGGGCAGGCCCCCAATCCCCACCAGCTGCGCTTCTCCGACGGCACCGCGGACGCCTGGGCCGAGCGGGTCTCGGCGCTCAAGTCCCGCGAGCACGCCCTGATCGGCGCCGCGATCCACTCCGTGCGCGCGGTACCGGCCGGGGAACTGGCCACCGTCGCCGGCTGGGCGTCCGAACGCCGGGCCCCGCTCCACGTCCACCTCTCGGAGCAGACCGCCGAGAACGACGCCTGCCTGGCGGCCCACGGCCGCACCCCGACCCAGCTGCTCGCCGACCACGGGGTGCTCGGCCCGCGCACCACCGGGGTGCACAACACGCACCTCACCGACGCGGACATCGCGCTCCTGGGCTCCACCACCACCGGCACCTGCATGTGCCCCACCACCGAACGCGACCTCGCCGACGGCATCGGCCCGGCCGTACGCCTCCAGCGCGCGGGCAGTCCGCTCTCGCTGGGCAGCGACAGCCATGCGGTGATCGACCTGCTGGAAGAGGCGCGGGCGATGGAACTGAACGAGCGCCTGAGCAGCCGTACGCGCGGCCACTGGACGGCGAACGCGCTGCTGGCCGCCGCCACGCAGGACGGGCACGCCGCGCTGGGCTGGTCGCAGGCGGGCCGCCTGGAGGCCGGGGCCCTCGCGGACTTCACCACGATCGCCCTCGACTCCGTGCGCACGGCGGGGGCCCTGCCCCGGCTCGGCGCGGAGACCGCCGTCTTCGCCGCCTCCGCGGCGGACGTCCGCCACACGGTGGTGGGCGGCCGCCACATCGTCCGGGATGGCACCCACACCCTGGTCCCCGACGTCCCGACGGCCCTGGCCACCACCATCGCCGCCCTCCGCGGCTGA
- the hutI gene encoding imidazolonepropionase, translated as MTTTAITNIGSLVTNDPALGDGTPLGLIQNAAVVIDGDRIAWVGPADKAPAADDAFDAQGRAVIPGFVDSHSHLVFAGDRTAEFNARMSGRAYSAGGIRTTVAATRAASDAALEANLVRHLHEARRQGTTTFETKSGYGLTVEDEARALRIAAAHTEEVTYLGAHIVSPDYAEDPAGYVALVTGEMLTACAPYARWVDVFCERGAFDGDQARAILTAGAAAGLIPRVHANQLSHGPGVQLAVELEAASADHCTHLTDADVDALAQASGTTVATLLPGAEFSTRAQWPDARRLLDAGVTVALSTDCNPGSSYTSSMPFCIALAVRDMGMTPDEALWSATAGGARALRRADIGTLTPGARADLALLEAPSHVHLAYRPGVPLVSAVWQKGLKTA; from the coding sequence ATGACCACCACAGCCATCACCAACATCGGCAGCCTCGTCACCAACGACCCCGCCCTCGGCGACGGCACCCCCCTCGGCCTCATCCAGAACGCGGCCGTGGTGATCGACGGCGACCGCATCGCCTGGGTCGGCCCCGCCGACAAGGCGCCCGCCGCCGACGACGCGTTCGACGCGCAGGGCCGCGCCGTGATCCCCGGCTTCGTCGACTCCCACTCCCACCTCGTCTTCGCGGGCGACCGCACCGCGGAGTTCAACGCCCGCATGTCCGGCCGCGCCTACTCCGCCGGAGGCATCCGCACCACCGTCGCCGCCACCCGCGCCGCCTCCGACGCCGCGCTCGAAGCGAACCTGGTGCGCCACCTCCACGAGGCCCGCCGCCAGGGCACCACCACCTTCGAGACCAAGTCCGGCTACGGCCTCACCGTCGAGGACGAGGCGCGAGCCCTCCGCATCGCCGCCGCGCACACCGAGGAGGTCACCTACCTCGGCGCGCACATCGTCTCCCCGGACTACGCCGAGGACCCGGCGGGCTACGTGGCCCTCGTCACCGGCGAGATGCTGACCGCCTGCGCCCCGTACGCCCGCTGGGTGGACGTGTTCTGCGAGAGGGGCGCCTTCGACGGCGACCAGGCGCGGGCGATCCTCACCGCCGGCGCCGCCGCCGGGCTGATCCCGCGCGTCCACGCCAACCAGCTGTCCCACGGCCCCGGCGTCCAGCTCGCCGTCGAGCTGGAGGCGGCCTCCGCCGACCACTGCACCCACCTCACCGACGCCGACGTGGACGCCCTCGCCCAGGCGTCCGGCACGACCGTGGCCACCCTGCTGCCCGGCGCCGAGTTCTCCACGCGCGCGCAGTGGCCCGACGCCCGCCGGCTCCTCGACGCGGGGGTCACCGTGGCGCTGTCGACCGACTGCAACCCGGGGTCCTCCTACACGAGCTCGATGCCGTTCTGCATCGCCCTCGCCGTCCGCGACATGGGAATGACCCCGGACGAGGCCCTGTGGTCCGCCACCGCCGGCGGCGCCCGCGCCCTGCGCCGCGCCGACATCGGCACCCTGACCCCCGGGGCCCGCGCGGACCTGGCCCTGCTCGAGGCCCCCAGCCACGTCCACCTCGCCTACCGGCCGGGTGTTCCGCTGGTCTCGGCCGTCTGGCAGAAGGGCCTCAAGACGGCCTGA
- a CDS encoding LPXTG cell wall anchor domain-containing protein, giving the protein MSDRKRSTALALASALAGAAVLLAAPAAHAAVVDVQYDCKTPIGDKSAVSPIEIKGVKEGSGYKLTMSFQKGVSSSPIELGKGAMTPSAVIMVDGAEKASVPVSGAPNSEAVPANTPIKISDLSGTYTPKKSGKVTLTPGVLTIKAMGTTTTCTPGNSPKPSLELDVAGAAGGSTTGDSLPQTGPEDSAIALGTLGATVILSGAAGVLWLTRRGQRARS; this is encoded by the coding sequence GTGTCCGACCGGAAACGCTCCACCGCGCTCGCGCTGGCCTCCGCGCTGGCGGGGGCGGCGGTACTGCTGGCCGCCCCCGCGGCCCATGCGGCCGTTGTCGACGTCCAGTACGACTGCAAGACCCCCATCGGGGACAAGTCGGCGGTCTCGCCGATCGAGATCAAGGGAGTCAAGGAAGGCAGCGGGTACAAGCTGACGATGTCCTTCCAGAAGGGCGTCTCCTCCAGCCCCATCGAGCTCGGCAAGGGCGCGATGACGCCCAGCGCCGTGATCATGGTCGACGGAGCGGAGAAGGCGTCGGTCCCGGTCTCCGGGGCACCCAACTCCGAGGCCGTTCCGGCCAACACCCCCATCAAGATCAGTGATCTCTCGGGCACGTACACGCCCAAGAAGTCCGGCAAGGTCACCCTCACGCCGGGCGTGCTCACGATCAAGGCGATGGGTACGACCACCACCTGCACCCCGGGCAACAGCCCCAAGCCGTCGCTCGAACTCGACGTGGCGGGCGCCGCGGGCGGCAGCACCACCGGGGACAGCCTTCCGCAGACCGGCCCCGAGGACTCCGCCATCGCCCTCGGAACCCTGGGCGCCACCGTGATCCTCTCCGGCGCCGCCGGCGTGCTCTGGCTGACCCGGCGCGGCCAGCGGGCCCGGTCCTGA
- a CDS encoding COG1470 family protein, with product MPVLHSPRRPGGLLLATVAAAAAAVLPCAVAAPAAAAGPGWTAEPVAGSTPAAAKAGARPYVARPFFYLAGPSGTVLEDRLVLANTSDQEHTITLRGADVYNTADGAFAVRPAGPAAGGGSEGHAGGAGPWISFGAGTTVKVPAHTRAVVPFTVTVPPGSPPGDHPAAVVATESGREVGVRVHLRVGGPALAALTVEDVSVRGKGATARVAYTLVNRGNVALAPELAISAGGTLGKVAGRSVRTLPVEVLPGQRVELTEPWPGAPVFDRVALTLTVTAPGGARATGSTSAWFVPWGIAGTTGLGLLGLGAVAAGALLLVRKRRIRSGDGPGPAPHGSAVPEESPAPEHELTGAPR from the coding sequence ATGCCCGTGCTCCACTCGCCCCGAAGGCCCGGCGGGCTCCTCCTCGCCACCGTCGCCGCCGCGGCCGCCGCCGTGCTCCCCTGCGCGGTGGCGGCCCCGGCCGCCGCCGCCGGGCCCGGCTGGACCGCCGAGCCCGTCGCCGGGAGCACACCGGCGGCGGCGAAGGCCGGGGCCCGCCCGTACGTCGCGCGCCCGTTCTTCTACCTTGCCGGTCCCTCCGGCACGGTGCTGGAGGACCGCCTCGTCCTGGCCAACACCAGCGACCAGGAGCACACCATCACCCTGCGCGGCGCCGACGTCTACAACACGGCGGACGGCGCCTTCGCCGTGCGCCCCGCCGGGCCCGCCGCCGGAGGCGGCTCGGAAGGGCACGCCGGCGGCGCGGGCCCGTGGATCAGCTTCGGCGCGGGCACCACGGTCAAGGTCCCGGCGCACACCCGCGCCGTGGTCCCCTTCACCGTCACCGTGCCGCCCGGCTCCCCGCCGGGGGACCACCCGGCCGCCGTCGTCGCCACCGAGTCCGGCCGCGAGGTGGGCGTACGGGTCCACCTGCGCGTCGGCGGCCCGGCGCTGGCGGCGCTCACGGTCGAGGACGTGTCCGTACGGGGCAAGGGCGCGACCGCACGCGTCGCCTACACCCTGGTCAACCGCGGCAACGTGGCCCTCGCCCCCGAGCTCGCCATCAGCGCCGGGGGAACCCTCGGCAAGGTCGCGGGCCGCAGCGTCCGCACCCTGCCCGTCGAGGTGCTGCCCGGCCAGCGCGTCGAGCTGACCGAACCCTGGCCCGGTGCGCCCGTGTTCGACCGGGTCGCACTGACCCTCACCGTCACGGCCCCCGGCGGCGCCCGCGCCACGGGAAGCACCTCGGCCTGGTTCGTGCCCTGGGGCATCGCGGGCACGACCGGCCTCGGGCTGCTGGGCCTCGGCGCCGTGGCCGCGGGCGCGCTGCTCCTCGTACGCAAGCGGCGGATCCGGTCCGGTGACGGGCCCGGGCCCGCGCCGCACGGGAGCGCCGTACCCGAAGAATCCCCAGCGCCGGAACACGAGTTGACGGGAGCACCCAGGTGA
- a CDS encoding peptide MFS transporter — protein sequence MASSLTKDSADPSTEKTFFGHPRGLATLFMTEMWERFSYYGMRALLVYYLVSGGADAATGSQGGGLAMTAATTTAIYSVYVSMVYLMAMPGGWFGDRVWGARKTVAIAGFVIIAGHISLAVPGQAMFFVGLILVAAGSGLLKANISTMVGHLYDGPEDPRRDGGFTLFYIGINLGAFVAPLVVGTVGKEHNWHLGFALAAVGMALGLTQFLLGTKHLSPKSNLVPNPLSPEERKAVLTKVALAVLGIAVFYGAVVALGAYTLNWALVPLTLAGLFIPIAVLTRIKRDKDLSVSEQSKMTAYIFFFIAAAVFWMIYDQGGSTLSLFADDKTADTVFGLGFSATWYQSLNPLFVMALAPVFAWLWLWLARKNQEPNTIVKFAMGLVLIGASFFVFIVPMNMAGDGTMVSPMWLVSIYMIQTIGELCVSPVGLSVTTKMAPQKYASQMMGVWFLAVTAGDCITSLLSIAKVDLNGTWVIAFEAAAAVLAGFAVYSYRKRVQSLMGSVH from the coding sequence ATGGCTTCCAGCCTGACGAAGGACTCGGCGGACCCCTCCACCGAGAAGACCTTCTTCGGACACCCCCGTGGCCTGGCCACTCTGTTCATGACCGAGATGTGGGAGCGGTTCTCCTACTACGGCATGCGCGCCCTCCTCGTGTACTACCTGGTCTCGGGCGGCGCCGACGCCGCCACGGGCAGCCAGGGCGGCGGCCTCGCGATGACCGCGGCGACGACCACGGCCATCTACTCCGTGTACGTCTCCATGGTCTACCTCATGGCCATGCCGGGCGGATGGTTCGGTGACCGCGTCTGGGGCGCCCGCAAGACGGTCGCCATCGCCGGATTCGTGATCATCGCCGGTCACATCTCGCTGGCCGTGCCGGGTCAGGCGATGTTCTTCGTCGGTCTGATCCTCGTCGCAGCCGGTTCCGGTCTGCTGAAGGCCAACATCTCCACGATGGTCGGCCACCTGTACGACGGTCCCGAGGACCCGCGCCGTGACGGTGGCTTCACGCTCTTCTACATCGGCATCAACCTCGGCGCCTTCGTCGCCCCGCTCGTCGTCGGAACGGTCGGCAAGGAGCACAACTGGCACCTGGGCTTCGCCCTCGCCGCCGTCGGCATGGCCCTGGGTCTCACCCAGTTCCTGCTCGGCACCAAGCACCTGAGCCCGAAGAGCAACCTGGTCCCGAACCCGCTGTCCCCGGAGGAGCGCAAGGCGGTCCTCACGAAGGTCGCGCTCGCGGTCCTGGGCATCGCGGTCTTCTACGGCGCCGTGGTCGCCCTCGGCGCCTACACGCTGAACTGGGCCCTGGTCCCGCTGACGCTGGCCGGCCTGTTCATCCCGATCGCCGTGCTGACGCGCATCAAGCGCGACAAGGACCTGTCGGTCTCCGAGCAGTCGAAGATGACCGCGTACATCTTCTTCTTCATCGCCGCCGCGGTGTTCTGGATGATCTACGACCAGGGCGGCTCCACGCTGTCCCTGTTCGCGGACGACAAGACCGCCGACACCGTCTTCGGCCTCGGCTTCTCGGCCACCTGGTACCAGTCGCTGAACCCGCTGTTCGTGATGGCCCTGGCCCCGGTCTTCGCCTGGCTGTGGCTGTGGCTGGCGCGCAAGAACCAGGAGCCGAACACCATCGTGAAGTTCGCGATGGGTCTGGTCCTGATCGGCGCCTCGTTCTTCGTCTTCATCGTCCCGATGAACATGGCGGGCGACGGCACCATGGTCTCCCCGATGTGGCTCGTCTCGATCTACATGATCCAGACCATCGGTGAGCTGTGCGTCTCCCCGGTCGGCCTCTCCGTCACGACGAAGATGGCCCCGCAGAAGTACGCCTCCCAGATGATGGGCGTCTGGTTCCTCGCGGTCACCGCCGGTGACTGCATCACCAGCCTGCTCTCCATCGCCAAGGTGGACCTGAACGGCACCTGGGTGATCGCCTTCGAGGCCGCCGCCGCGGTGCTCGCCGGCTTCGCGGTCTACTCGTACCGCAAGAGGGTCCAGTCACTGATGGGCAGTGTGCACTGA
- a CDS encoding response regulator transcription factor, whose translation MTRVLLAEDDASISEPLARALRREGYEVEVREDGPTALDAGLQGGIDLVVLDLGLPGMDGLEVARRLRAEGHGFPILVLTARADEVDTVVGLDAGADDYVTKPFRLAELLARVRALLRRGATEASQAPATHGVRIDVESHRAWMGEEELQLTAKEFDLLRVLVRDAGRVVTRDQLMREVWDTTWWSSTKTLDMHISWLRKKLGDDAANPRYIATVRGVGFRFEKS comes from the coding sequence ATGACGCGTGTACTGCTCGCCGAGGACGACGCATCCATCTCGGAACCCCTGGCCCGCGCCCTGCGCCGGGAAGGGTACGAGGTCGAGGTCCGGGAGGACGGCCCCACCGCCCTGGACGCGGGACTGCAGGGCGGCATCGACCTCGTCGTGCTGGACCTGGGGCTGCCGGGCATGGACGGGCTGGAGGTCGCCCGCCGGCTGCGCGCCGAGGGGCACGGATTTCCGATCCTGGTCCTCACCGCCCGCGCCGACGAGGTCGATACGGTCGTCGGCCTGGACGCCGGCGCCGACGACTACGTGACCAAGCCCTTCCGGCTCGCCGAGCTGCTCGCCCGGGTCCGGGCCCTGCTGCGGCGCGGCGCCACCGAGGCCTCCCAGGCCCCGGCCACCCACGGAGTGCGGATCGACGTCGAATCGCACCGCGCGTGGATGGGCGAGGAGGAGCTCCAGCTCACCGCGAAGGAGTTCGACCTGCTGCGGGTCCTCGTCCGCGACGCGGGCCGGGTCGTCACCCGCGACCAGCTCATGCGCGAGGTCTGGGACACCACCTGGTGGTCCTCCACCAAGACCCTCGACATGCACATCTCCTGGCTCCGCAAGAAGCTCGGCGACGACGCGGCCAACCCCCGCTACATCGCCACCGTCCGCGGGGTCGGTTTCCGCTTCGAGAAGAGCTGA